A window from Setaria italica strain Yugu1 chromosome VIII, Setaria_italica_v2.0, whole genome shotgun sequence encodes these proteins:
- the LOC101769445 gene encoding O-acyltransferase WSD1 — translation MGVHSASPVSPPPLPMLSIHTRGVGATGEADDEPLSPTAQFYSDLCIVAVVGLAAPIDIELARAGLEVTLVRHPRFCSIHVTDGPEHRWVRTPVNLDDHIIVPDLDPAAIAADPDKVLEDYVSSLSTLPMDKSRPLWELHILDFPTSEAASAAVFRINHALGDGTSLISLLLACTRSAADPKALPVMPSAMPPPARRKGRRRVYGASPTPARSAGAMAFVAWVLSCVLLAWHTIVDVVSFAALALDLVRDPRTVFTGVKGVEFRRKRFVSRGLSLDDVKHVKNVLGCTVNDVLVGVTSAALSRYYFRKSGDDATKKDVCLRSLLMVNVRSTPGIQELAQMMESSKNNDVKWGNPVGQIILPFYIAMYDDPLEYVRKAKKVVDRKKHSLEVIVTHGIGKKGSELFGTKVSGAIFHRMISNTTVPFSNIIGPVEPVEFYGHRVVYIAPSVYGHPSALTILWQSYADTIRVVLAVDDSQFPDCHHLLDDFAESLKLIREAASAHYQEAGNS, via the exons ATGGGTGTTCACAGTGCCAGCCCCGTCTCACCACCGCCATTGCCCATGCTTTCAATACACACTCGTGGAGTTGGGGCAACCGGCGAAGCGGACGATGAGCCCCTGAGCCCCACGGCACAATTTTACAGCGATTTGTGtatcgtcgccgtcgtcggcctcgCTGCGCCCATCGACATTGAACTGGCTCGCGCCGGCCTCGAGGTCACCCTCGTGCGGCACCCTCGCTTCTGCAGCATCCAT GTGACAGACGGGCCAGAGCATCGATGGGTCCGGACGCCGGTGAACCTTGACGACCACATCATCGTCCCGGACCTTGaccccgccgccatcgccgccgacccCGACAAGGTCCTGGAGGACTACGTGTCCTCCCTGTCCACGCTCCCCATGGACAAGTCACGGCCGCTGTGGGAGCTCCACATCCTGGACTTCCCGACCTCCGAAGCGGCGTCGGCCGCCGTGTTCCGCATCAACCACGCCCTCGGCGACGGCACGTCGCTGATCTCCCTGCTCCTGGCGTGCACGCGGAGTGCCGCCGACCCCAAGGCCCTGCCGGTGATGCCGTCGGCcatgccgccgcccgcgcgccgcaaGGGGCGGCGCCGCGTCTATGGggcctcgccgacgccggcaAGGTCGGCGGGCGCCATGGCGTTCGTCGCCTGGGTCCTGTCCTGCGTCCTGCTCGCCTGGCACACCATCGTGGACGTCGTGAGCTTCGCCGCCTTGGCGCTGGACCTCGTCAGGGACCCGCGCACGGTGTTCACGGGCGTGAAGGGCGTCGAGTTCAGGCGCAAGCGCTTCGTCAGCCGCGGTCTCAGCCTCGACGACGTCAAGCATGTCAAGAACGTCCTCGGCTGC ACAGTAAATGACGTGTTAGTCGGAGTGACATCAGCTGCGCTATCCCGGTATTACTTCCGAAAGTCCG GCGACGATGCCACCAAGAAAGATGTGTGCTTGAGATCACTTCTAATGGTGAATGTAAGGTCAACACCTGGCATACAA GAGTTAGCGCAGATGATGGAGTCTAGCAAGAATAATGATGTAAAATGGGGAAATCCAGTGGGGCAAATCATACTCCCATTCTACATTGCTATGTATGATGACCCTCTTGAATATGTCCGCAAAGCAAAGAAGGTTGTAGATAGGAAAAAACATTCACTAGAGGTAATCGTCACGCATGGAATTGGAAAAAAGGGCTCTGAACTTTTTGGCACCAAG GTTTCAGGTGCTATCTTCCATCGTATGATATCTAATACCACAGTGCCGTTCTCCAACATAATTGGTCCAGTTGAACCAGTAGAGTTTTATGGGCACCGGGTTGTCTACATTGCACCTAGCGTATATGGGCACCCGTCG GCACTTACTATCCTTTGGCAAAGCTACGCCGACACCATCAGGGTTGTGCTTGCAGTGGATGACTCACAATTTCCAGATTGTCATCACCTTCTAGATGACTTCGCTGAGTCCCTGAAACTAATTAGAGAAGCAGCATCAGCGCACTACCAGGAAGCAGGAAACTCCTGA